Sequence from the Paenibacillus riograndensis SBR5 genome:
AAATACCTTTGATTCCTCTGCACCCGGGGCGTCTGGGCACCTTATTGCGCCATATGCTGCTCACTTGGGCGCAATTTGCCGCACCACAGCCCGCGGATGTCGCGGGACTCATCCCAGGTCTGTTCAGCGGCAATACAGCTGAACAGCGGCTCTATATAACGCGCTGCCTGCGCATAGCCAGGCAGTGCGCGGAGCTGCGCCGCAAGCGGAGGGAACGCGGCGCGCAGCGGCGGTTTGTCGCCGCTATAGTAGGCGGCATGCAGGTCTTCCCGGTCGAGCGGCCGCAGGGTAAGGTCTTCATAGCGGCTCACAATCAGGTGAGCCAGGAAGACCGCGCCTTTCGCGATGACCGGGGACACCAGGAAGCTCGGCAGGGTCCGGTATTCAAAGCCGCCATGCGGCTGAAGCCGGAAATCGCCGAGCACCCCGTATCTCGGACGCCGTGCTGCCGCACGGGCGTCCTCCAGCAGCAGCAGCGGCAGCGCGAGGTAGTTGTCGAGCGCGCGCAGAAGCGGCGCGCACAGCGTCACGCCGCTGAAGTGCAAATGGCCGCCGAGGGCCCAGCCCGGCAGCGGCATACCTCCCGCCCGCCAGCGCAGCGAGCGATCGGCGATGAGCCGGTCCGCCGTGCGCGCGGCGGACATCAGCTGCGCCAGCAGCGCGCGCGGTTCCCCGCGCGGCGCAGGGCGCAGCTCGGCGACCGGGAACGCGCCGCGCGTTCCCGGAGGCCCGGCGTCGCAGCCGGCGACGCCGTCCATGGGCAGGTACCGCGACGCCGGCACGGCGCGGCCTGTGGATTCCCGGAGCAGGAGGAACTCCGGGTCCA
This genomic interval carries:
- a CDS encoding putative amidoligase domain-containing protein, with amino-acid sequence MRALYTLGLDSGEVLLKTLGGRRYRVDKVTPLRAGSGGVLPEPYRAASLALARSLALEQPGRPGLLMGMDPEFLLLRESTGRAVPASRYLPMDGVAGCDAGPPGTRGAFPVAELRPAPRGEPRALLAQLMSAARTADRLIADRSLRWRAGGMPLPGWALGGHLHFSGVTLCAPLLRALDNYLALPLLLLEDARAAARRPRYGVLGDFRLQPHGGFEYRTLPSFLVSPVIAKGAVFLAHLIVSRYEDLTLRPLDREDLHAAYYSGDKPPLRAAFPPLAAQLRALPGYAQAARYIEPLFSCIAAEQTWDESRDIRGLWCGKLRPSEQHMAQ